The following are encoded together in the Cynocephalus volans isolate mCynVol1 chromosome 4, mCynVol1.pri, whole genome shotgun sequence genome:
- the E2F8 gene encoding transcription factor E2F8, with protein sequence MENEKENLFFEPHKRGLMKTPLKESTMTNRVLVEIQPDFGPLTTPTKPKEVPQGEPWTPTANLKMLISAVSPEIRNRDQKRGLSDNRSVLPEAKDYLHEHLSGDEYEKSQPSRKEKSLGLLCHKFLARYPKYPNPAVNNDICLDEVAEELNVERRRIYDIVNVLESLHMVSRLAKNRYTWHGRHNLNKTLGTLKSVGEENKYAEQIMMIKKKEYEQEFDFIKSYSIEDHIIRSNTSQNGHPDVCFAELSGVEFRAASVNSRKDKSLRVMSQKFVMLFLVSTPQIVSLEIAAKILIGEDHVEDLDKSKFKTKIRRLYDIANVLSSLDLIKKVHVTEERGRKPAFKWTGPEISPNTSGPSPVIPSTPSDLEARQSSKENCAKNLFSTSGKPNFTRHPSLIKLVKSIESDRRKINSAPSSPIKINKAENSQNSANFPSKMAQLAAICKMQLEEQSSEPRKKVKVQLGRSGHCKPVAPLDTPVNADLELTAPSLIQPLGVVPLIPSPLSSAVPVILPQAPSGPSYAIYLQPAQAMTPPQGLSPTVCAAHSPKVIGSKDSTDAAIEKATNDAAKSSASTRPGSLLPAPERQDAKNRNREPARERGSKRASMLEDTGSRKKFKEDLKGLENVAATLFPSGYLIPLTQCSSLGAESILSSKENSGTLSPNHRIYSSPIAGVIPVTSSELTAVNFPSFHVTPLKLMVSPTSVAAIPVGNSPALASSHPVPIQNPSSAIVNFTLQHLGLISPSVQVSASPGPGTVPVSPRIEAVSVIPENAGAQQGRTTHYDSPVPGQNPPNGQSLALMGTQQPVPLTPKGSQLVAESFFRTPGGPAKPTGSSCMDFDGGSKTSLGTLFVPQRKLEVSTEDVH encoded by the exons ATGGAGAATGAAAAG GAAAATCTCTTTTTTGAGCCACATAAAAGGGGACTGATGAAAACACCTCTGAAAGAATCCACTATGACAAACAGAGTGTTGGTGGAGATCCAGCCTGACTTTGGCCCTTTAACCACGCCCACCAAGCCCAAGGAAGTCCCCCAGGGAGAGCCGTGGACACCAACAGCCAATCTGAAAATGCTCATCAGTGCTGTGAGCCCCGAGATCCGCAACAGAGATCAGAAAAGGGGGTTGTCTGACAACAGAAGCGTGTTACCTGAAGCCAAAGACTATTTACAC GAACACTTATCTGGAGATGAATATGAGAAATCCCAACCAAGTCGAAAAGAGAAAAGTTTAGGATTGTTGTGCCATAAGTTCTTAGCACGATATCCTAAATATCCCAACCCTGCTGTGAATAATGACATCTGTCTTGACGAAGTAGCAGAGGAACTTA ACGTTGAGCGTCGACGCATTTACGATATTGTGAATGTTCTAGAGAGTTTACACATGGTGAGCCGCCTGGCCAAAAACAGGTACACTTGGCACGGGAGACATAATCTTAACAAAACCCTTGGGACTCTGAAGAGCGTCGGGGAGGAGAATAAGTATGCCGAGCAGATTATGAtgatcaaaaagaaagaatatgaacaagagtttgacttcatcaagAGTTACAGTATAGAGGATCATATCATCAGATCAAACACTAGCCAAAATGGACACCCAGATGTGTGTTTTGCCGAGCTCTCTGGAGTGGAATTTCGGGCAG CTTCTGTAAACAGCCGCAAAGACAAGTCTTTAAGAGTGATGAGCCAGAAATTTGTGATGCTGTTTTTGGTGTCAACGCCTCAGATAGTAAGCTTAGAAATTGCTGCCAAGATTTTAATTGGGGAGGACCATGTGGAAGATTTGGATAAAAGCAAGTTTAAAA CAAAAATTAGAAGGTTGTATGATATAGCTAATGTTCTGAGTAGCCTAGATCTTATCAAGAAAGTTCATGTTACAGAAGAAAGAGGCCGAAAACCAGCTTTTAAATGGACAGGCCCAGAAATCAGTCCAAATACCAGtg GACCCAGCCCAGTCATTCCTTCCACCCCCTCTGATTTGGAAGCCAGGCAGTCTTCAAAAGAGAACTGTGCCAAAAACCTCTTTTCCACAAGTGGGAAACCAAATTTCACTCGACACCCATCTCTTATCAAACTGGTAAAGAGCATAGAAAGTGATCGGAGAAAGATAAATTCTGCTCCCAGTAGCCCTATCAAGATCAACAAAG CTGAGAATTCTCAGAATTCTGCAAACTTCCCAAGTAAAATGGCTCAGCTCGCGGCTATTTGCAAAATGCAGTTAGAAGAGCAATCAAG TGAACccagaaagaaagtgaaagtacAGCTGGGAAGATCTGGGCACTGCAAACCAGTGGCCCCTCTGGACACCCCAGTGAATGCTGATCTGGAGCTGACGGCACCATCCCTCATCCAGCCTCTGGGAGTGGTCCCTCTAATCCCCAGCCCATTGTCATCAGCAGTGCCTGTGATCCTACCTCAAGCCCCTTCGGGCCCATCCTATGCCATCTACCTGCAGCCTGCCCAAGCCATGACACCACCCCAAGGCCTGAGCCCAACGGTCTGTGCTGCCCACTCTCCTAAAGTTATTGGATCAAAAGACTCCACAGACGCCGCAATTGAAAAGGCAACTAATGATGCCGCAAAGTCCAGTGCCTCCACCAGGCCTGGGAGCTTGCTGCCAGCACCAGAGAGACAAGATGCAAAGAACCGAAACAGGGAGCCGGCTAGAGAAAGAGGCTCAAAGAGGGCAAGCATGCTTGAGGACACTGGTtccagaaagaaatttaaagaagacctaaagGGGCTTGAAAATGTCGCTGCA ACCTTGTTCCCTTCAGGATACCTAATTCCTCTCACCCAGTGCTCGTCCCTGGGGGCAGAGTCCATTTTGTCTAGTAAAGAAAACTCAGGTACACTTTCCCCAAACCACAGGATCTACAGCTCCCCAATCGCAG GTGTAATACCAGTGACATCATCTGAACTCACTGCTGTTAATTTCCCCTCTTTTCATGTAACACCTTTGAAGCTAATGGTCTCACCAACTTCTGTGGCAGCCATACCTGTAGGAAACAGCCCAGCTCTCGCTTCAAGCCACCCAGTTCCCATCCAGAATCCAAGCTCAGCCATTGTAAACTTCACCCTGCAGCACTTGGGACTCATCTCCCCCAGTGTGCAGGTGTCTGCCAGCCCCGGGCCCGGAACCGTGCCGGTGTCTCCAAGAATCGAGGCTGTTAGTGTCATACCAGAAAATGCAGGCGCTCAGCAAGGAAGGACCACTCACTATGATTCACCAGTTCCAGGCCAGAACCCACCAAATGGACAATCACTTGCTTTGATGGGGACACAACAG CCTGTTCCTTTGACACCCAAAGGGTCACAGTTAGTAGCCGAAAGTTTCTTCCGTACCCCAGGTGGACCAGCCAAGCCAACTGGCTCATCCTGCATGGATTTTGATGGTGGTAGTAAAACCTCCTTAGGAACTCTCTTTGTGCCACAACGAAAACTGGAAGTCTCAACGGAGGATGTTCACTAA